Proteins from one Poecile atricapillus isolate bPoeAtr1 chromosome 6, bPoeAtr1.hap1, whole genome shotgun sequence genomic window:
- the BBIP1 gene encoding BBSome-interacting protein 1, protein MPEGTGALREVLPKQGQLSMEDTPAMVLCKPKILPLKSVSLEKLEKLQKAALEAAQPPESAPPPSAGAASPRQ, encoded by the exons ATGCCGGAGGGGACGGGAGCGCTCCGGGAGGTGCTGCCCAAGCAAG GGCAGCTGTCGATGGAGGACACGCCCGCCATGGTGCTGTGCAAGCCCAAGATCCTGCCCCTCAAGTCGGTGTCgctggagaagctggagaagctgcagaagGCGGCGCTGGAGGCGGCCCAGCCGCCCGAGTCGGCCCCGCCGCCGTCCGCGGGGGCCGCGTCGCCCCGGCAGTAG